A segment of the Fimbriimonadaceae bacterium genome:
CCCACACCCCGCCGCAGAGAGATCGGTGACGATCTTCGCGGCGATGTCGGCCGGGTCGGGGTGCGCCCCCAGACCGACGACCGCACGGTGGGAGTCGACCGGCTGGATGACGTCGCTGTAAGGGACGATGCGGTCGAGCCATCGCGCCTGCCTGAGGGGGTCATGGACAAGCTCCTTCACCTGGCAGCCGGGGACTAGGGGGAGGACGTGCTGTAGCCGTGTCCCCACCACGACGCCCCGCGCCTTCGCGGCAAAGTTCAGGTCCACGACCACCCCACCGTCGACGACGACTTGGGGAGACGCGACCTGGTCGGCGTAGTACTGCTCCCACTCCAGCCAAAGGACAAACGGTCGTCGTCCCCTCCGTTCACCGGACCGCAGGTCCGCCAAACTCTTGCCGCTGAGCACCGACCGCGCCCCGGTGTGGGGCAGCGGCCCCGAAAGTCGTTTGACAAACCAACGCCCCCCACCACCGGACAGACGGAACCGTCCGCACAGCCGGACACCGAGGAGGTCGATCTCGAGCGTCCCCCGCTCAAGGCGGCCATATACCTCGCGCTGCCCCCCCGCGTCGGAGCGGTAGAGCCCGTGGTCCCACACGACCGACGCCCCTTTAGGTGACATTCCCTCAGCAAACAAGTCTGCTACTCTGGCGTCCTGGGCCCGTGCCGCCTCGACCGTCGCGTCCCACCTCGTTCGGGAGTGCGTGGTCGCGAGTACGAAGACCCGCCCCATGAGCGCCAGCCCCAGTTCGTAGTGGAGCCCACCCTGCTCGGTCAGCTTGACGACATAGGGCCAAGCCGCACAGTCGTCTGGCGCGTCGAGGCCGGGTTCAAATCCCGGCGAAAAGGGTTGCCCATCGGGCGATAGCATATAAAACTAGTATACATCAGTATACTACAATCACCACTCAAACCAAGGCACGGCGCTGGCCCGACACAAAGCCGCTCAGGGCAAGGACGACGGCGGCGACAACGACCAGCACCACCGACAGACCCTCGGCCTGACGCAGGTCTGTCTCGAAACCCAGGAAGATCGCCAGGGGCATGGTCCTCGTCGACCCCATCATGCTCCCCGCGAACAGGATCGTCGCGCCAAACTCGCCGAGTGCCCGTGCCCAAGCGAGCATCGCCCCCGAAAGCAATTGCGGGCCGCATAGAGGGAGGGTGACCCACCACGCCACCTGCACCGGGGAACAACCGTCGATCACGGCGTTTTCCTCCAGCGAGACGTCCCTGGTCGCAAACGCGGACTCAGCCTGCAGCACATAGAATGACGAAGCGACAAACACCTGTGCCATGACGACGGCGGCGGGCTGAAACGCGACGACGACACCGTGCGAACTTAGCCACTCCCCCAGGGCACCCGCCCGACCAAAGGTGAGCAGGAGCGCGATCCCTGCCGCGGCGGGAGGCAAGACTACCGGCAGAGCGACCAACGAACGGGCCGCCGAGGAAAGCCGTCCCGTGCCTCTCGAAAGCGCCATGGCGAGCGGTGTGCCGAAGACGAGCACCACCACCATGCACGCGGCCGACGTCCGTAGGCTCACCCCCATGGCGGCCTGGGTCGCCTCCGTCGCCAACTGTCGGCCAAGGCCCGGCAGGTCGGCCCGCGCCGCCAAGACGAGCACCGGCAAAAGGAGAAACGCCAGGAGCGGCGAGCCTGCCAGCCAAGACAGCCAGAGGGGTGTTCGCTTCACGGTGCCCCACATCATCGTCTGGACTGGACACGGCTCGCGAGCGGGGCGCCGAAGCCATGGTCCCGAAGGATAGACTGCGACATCCCGCTGAGAAGGAACCGGACAAACTCTCTCGCCACCGCGAGGCGTCCGCTCGTCCTGACCGCCGAGACAGGATACTCGGCGACCGGGCTCATCGTGTCGGGGACCGCGACAGTCCGCACCTTGGAGCCGCCCTTGCGGGCGTCGGTGGCGTAGACGACCCCCGCGTCAGCCTCGCCCAGCTGGACTTTCGCCAAGACCGACCGGACGTCCTGCTCCTGCGACACCACATGGCCGAGCACGTCATTCAGCCAACCCGCCCCGAAGACCTTGCTGGCCGAGTCCAGCATCGTCCGGGTGTACTTCCCCGCCGGCACCGCGTCGGCGGCGACGACCAGGTGCTTGGCCCGGACAAGGCTCCTGAGGTCGGTGACGGTGGTCGAACGTGGCGGCGTCACGACGACCAACCGGTTTGTCGCGAACATGGTGGGCGGGTCGACCATGTCGGACAACTTCGCCATGTTGCGCGAGTCTGCGCTGGCAAAGACGTCCGCGGGCGCACCGTTCCGGATCTGGGCCGCCAGCTGTTGGCTTCCCGCAAACGAGCAGACGACCTTCACTCCCGGGTTTGACCGCTCAAACTGCTCGCCAATCGCTTCAAAGGACTCGTGCAAGGACGCTGCGGCGAAGACGGTCAGCGTGGTGGGAGCGTGGGCTTCAGGCTCTGCCCTCGACAGGGACGCCGCAAACAGGACGACGCTCAACAGCACCGGTCCAACATACCCGGGCCAGTTTTCCCCCAAGGCCCGACGCACCGCCACGGCCGGACAGCCTGGCGGTATTCAGACCATGTAACATTTGATCAACGGTCGTTGACTTTTTGTCGCACCAAGCGACTCTTCGCCCCCTTTTGCGGCGCAATTTGTAAGCGATCTTTGTCTTTGAGCCGTCTATTGGCGCGGAACCTGGCCCGAATGGCACATAATATCAACGATCGTTGCCATTATGAATGCAAAGGACATCGGGGATATGATTCGACAGCGCCGTAAACTGCTGAAGATCACTCAGAGCGACGTCGCTCGCCTCGCGTCTTGCTCCAAGCCTTCGGTGATCGCTGCTGAAAGCGGAAAACCGACGCTTCGCCTCGAGATCCTGCTTTCGATCCTCCACGTGTTGGGCTTGTCAATTCACTTGAATGATGTAGGGGCCGGGCGCAAATAATGGCCGATGCAGACGTCTATCAGGGAAGTCAGTTAGTTGGCCATCTGGAGAGGCTGTCAACCGGTGTCCGGCTGTCGTTTGTCGAGGGAGTGTCGCTTCGACAGGGTTGGCTGGCCACTACATTGCCACATGAAACGGCGGACTTCATCGACCTGCCCTCCTTCTTTATGAACCTTCTTCCCGAAGGCGCGCGGCTCCAACTACTGCTTGAAAGCTCGAGATCGCGTGACGACTCGCTCGAACTACTGATGCGGGTCGGTTGGGACACGATTGGAGATGTAGCCGTCGTACCGGAAGGCAGATCTCCAGAAGATCAAGTAGCGCGAGTCAAAGCTACCGACCTCGGCAACGTCAGCTTCTGGCAGCTCTTCCACACGGGAGTTACTGAGTATCCGGACAGTGCAGTTCCCGGAGTACAAGAAAAGATATCTGCATCTACTGTCGCATTTGGTGTGAGGGCAGCAGGCATTCCGTCAGCAATCTTGAAGCTGAATCCGCCTAAGTATCCTCGACTTGTTCATAACGAGGAGTTCTTCCTGCGCATGGCAAAAGCATGTCGCCTTGAGGTCAATCGAGCCGAGGTTGTTCACGACCGTGACGGAGAGCCTGGGTTGCTGGTCACCCGGTTCGACCGAGCGAAACGCGGGGGCGAGAAGTTGCACCAAGAGGACGGATGTCAGCTACTGAACAGCCCGCCCGCGCACAAATATCATCCACCCTTGCGAGCTATTGCCGATCGGGTGGCTGACGTTTGCACCTCAGGAGTCGTTGAAGTTGAGCGATTGCTGCGTCTCACCGCCTTCAGCTATCTCATCGGCAACTGTGATCTGCATGCGAAGAACATCAGCGTGCTGTGGGATGACGTCGTGCGCCTGAGTCCGGGATATGACCTGCTGAGCACACTTCCCTACGCGTTCTTGGATCGTCACATGGCTTTGAAGCTCCAAGGTAAGGATGATAATTTACGCAAGGGAGATTTTGTTGACTTCGGCAAAATCTACGGTCTATCAGACAAGGCAATTCTGCAAATGCTCGACACCCTCTGCGATCACGCTGAACCTTGGATCAGTCGAGTACCCGAAATCGGTTTTGACCTCGAAACGACGGAAGCCTTACAACGGGAGATCGCCAAACGCATCTCGCAATTGCGGAAGTAAGGCAGTCCGGATCCCCATGTCCGTGGCTGGTCACTCGGACTGGGAGTGAGCCTGATTCTGCACGGGAACGGTGGTGGAGATAAGGGGATTCGAACCCCTGGCCTCTTCCATGCCATGGAAGCGCTCTACCAACTGAGCTATATCCCCACGCGGCGCCGACCCGAGGCGAGTCGGGAGCCCATTTAACCATGTCGGCCGGCGCCGGGGCAAGCACGATGGGACCCGGGGGCGAATATAGGCCCGTCGCACCACGGTTCAGTCTTCGGGCATGAGGCGCGCATAGTCCACGTCGCTGTTGCTCCAGCCACCGTCGATCTGCAGCACCTGACCGGTCATGTAGGGCACTCGGCCTTCGACGAGCGACACGACGGCCGCGGCCACCTCGGCGGCCTCGGCGACGCGGCGGATCGGCAGGCGGCGCTCCACCATCTTCAGGCGTTCACCGACCAAAGAGTTGCGGCTCATTTCGGTGAACGTGAAGCCGGGGGCTACCGCGTTGACATAGATGCCGTACTGCCCCAGTTCGACGGCGCAGTTCCGCGTGAAGGCCTCGATGGCGGCCTTGCTCGCCGCATAAGCCGAGCGGTTGTAACCGCCGATCTTGGCATGGCCCGAGGAGATATTGACGATGTGGCCGCCCACGCCCGCGTCCACCCAGTGTCTGGCCATGATCCGGCTTCCCGAGAACACGCCGCCCAAGTTGGTGTCCACGACCTGGTGGAACGTCTCGGGGTCGGTGTCCAGCACGCTACTGCGATGGATGACCCCGGCGTTGTTGACGATGGCGGCGGGCATGCCGAGGTCGCGGACGACTTCGCCGACCACCCTTTCCATGGCCGCGTAGTCACCGACGTCGACCGCCCAGGCCGGGCCCTCCGCTTCGCGTAAGCCCTCGGCATCAATGTCGAGCCGGGCGACGTCCCATGGCCCCTGGGCGAACGCCTCGGCGATGGCCCGGCCGATCCCCTTCGCCGCCCCCGTCACGACTACCACGCGGTGCACCCGCCCATTATGGGGGGCCGGACCGGCGTCGTGCGACCGTGTGGCCGACCCGGCCGTTCGGCCGCATAATCTCATCATGAGGACCGTGCCCGTCCCCGCGGTGGCCCGTACCGTCGCACAGGCCCTGCATGGCACGGCGTTCGAGGGCAGAGTCCACATGGTGGGGGGTGCCGTGCGCGACCTGCTGCTTGGCATGCCTGCCCCAAAGGACGTGGACCTGGTCGTCGAAGGCGACGCGACGGCTTTGGCCCAGACCTTGTGGGAACGAGGGGTGGCCGAGCACCCGCCCACCCTGTACGCAAACTTCGGCACCGCCCAAGTCAAGGTGGAAGGGGTCGTCGTCGAAGCGGTGACCGCCCGAAAGGAGTCATACCGGGGTGACTCGCGCAAACCCACGGTCGAACCCGCGTCGCTCCTGGAAGACGCCCAGCGGCGCGATTTCACCGTCAACGCCTTGCTCTTAGACCCGGAAACGGGCGAGGTAACCGACCCTCTGGGCCAAGGCTTGGCCGACTTGGAGTCCCGGACCCTGCGCACTCCCCTCGGACCGGCCGAGACGTTCAGCCAAGACCCACTCCGCATGCTCCGGGCGGTCAGGTTCCGGTGGCAGGTCGGCCTGACACCAGCCCCTGGCCTGGTCGAGGCGGTGCGTGAGTCCGCGCCTCGACTGGCGATCATCAGCGTCGAGCGAATTGCCGCAGAGCTCGGCACGATGCTGGGCCGGACAACCGCGTCCGACGCGCTCCGTGACCTGATGGACTGGGGTCTGCTCGACCAGTTCTGGCCCGAGTTCGGGGCGACGCGAGGCGTCGACCAAGGCTCCTACCACCACCTCGACGTATGGGAGCACACGTTGTTGGTCGTCCGGTCGGCCCAGATCGACGACCTGGTCACGAACCTGGGTTGCCTGTTCCACGACGTCGGTAAACCGGCGACGCGGAGCGTCGAGCCGGGAGGCAAAGTGCGCTTCTTCGACCACGAGAACGTCGGGGCGGAGACGGCCCGGGAGATGCTGCAACGACTCCGGTTCCCCGGCGAGACGGTCACCCGCGTCTGCCGCCTCGTCAAGAACCACATGAGGCTGGGGTCCGCGGCCGTCTTCACCCCGTCGGCGGCCCGGCGGGTGGTCCGCGACCTTGGAGAAGACGTGGGGCGCCTCCTGGACTTGGTCGACGCCGACGTGCGTTCCCTCCGTCCAGGGGTGGACGTGCACTTGAACTTAGGGAAAGTGCGCCAGACCGTCGCCATGGTGCAGCAGGCGACACCGGCCGACCGCCTTGTCAGCCCCCTGGACGGCCGCGAGATCATGGCTGTCGCTGGGGTCGGGCCCGGCCCTGAAGTCGCCCACCTGAAGCGTCGCCTGACCGAAGAGGTGCTCGAGGGGCGCATCCAGACCGGAGACAAGGCGGCGGCCAGGGCGTTTTTGCGGTCGATCAAGTCAAACTGATCTGGCAACCATGGGACCCCGCGAACGCCAGTCCGGCCAAAGGTTCTTGTTCTGGGGATTTGTCGTCGCCGTCATCGTGCTGGGTGCGCTCATTGTCGCGCCGTTTGTGCCTGCGTTGACTCTGGCGACCGTCCTCGCCGTTCTGCTGGCCCCTTGGCGAGACCGACTCCTGGCCAGGGGCAAATCGGTCACCGCGTCGTCGCTCGTCCCCGTCCTGCTTGCCACCGCCTTGGTGTTCACGCCGCTTGTCACCGCGGTCGGGGTGGCCGGTGCCCAGGCATTCGGCTACGTCCAGTCGCTCAGCGACGACCCTGCCGAGAGCGAGACGACACCGGTCCTCGACCGGATCGCCGCCGATATGGACCACACTCTGGCCCCGGTGTTCAAGCAGGTCGGGGCATCGAACTTCTCCGTCCAGGCCTGGCTTGCCGAGAACCGACCGCAACTCATCCAGACCGTCCGCGGCCCGGTGGTCGACGGGTTAGGCCGGTTCCTCAACGGAATCTTGCAAGTCGTCGTCGCGGTGATGACCGCATTCTTCGGCCTGCGCGACGGCAAAAACCTGGTCGGGCCGGTTTGCGAGTGCGTCCCCCTGCCCCCTGAGCAGACCCGGGAGATCCTCAACCGGACAGCCCAGACGATCCGGTCGGTCTTCGTCGGCGTCGTCGCGGTCGCGTTCGTCCAAGGGGCGTTGGCCGGGGTCGCCTATCTGGTCGCCGGCGTGCACGGCTGGTTGCTGTGGACCTTGGCCACGTGCTTCTTTGCCATGGTCCCCCTCTTGGGCCCGCCGATCGTCTACGTGCCCGTCGCCGCTTTCCTTGCCGTGCAGGGACGGGTCGGCCCCGCCGTCGGCGTCTTGGCGTGGGGGTTCCTCGTCGTCTCCAACATCGACAACTTTCTGCGCCCACTGATTGTAGGGGCCCAAACCAAGCTCCATCCCATGGCGATCTTCTTCGCCCTTGTCGGCGGGGTGCTGTTCATGGGGCCCAGTGGTCTGATGGCCGGTCCGGTGGTGCTCACTCTCCTCATCGGGCTCTCCGAGATAGTCCGTGAGGTCAAGTCGAACCAAACCCAGCCGGTAGACTCGCCCGCATGAGCCACGGCCCTCTGGCCCACATCAGCACGATCGTCAACGCCCGCTCCAAGCGCGTCTCCAGCTACGACCGTAGCGGCGGAAACGGAGACAACATTCAGGTTCCCGTCGGGGAGACCGCCGTCTTGGCGGACATCAAGGGCGCCGGGACGATCAAGCACATATGGATCACGATCGCCAGCAAGGACGAACTCCATCGCCGTAACCTCGTGTTGCGCATGTATTGGGACGGGCAGAGCCACCCGTCGGTGGAAGCCCCGATCGGGGAGTTCTTCGGCCAGGGCTGGGGTCTCAAGTACAACTTCGTGTCGTTGCCTCTGGCCGCCGCCCCGGCAGGCGGCAACGCCCTTGTCAGCTACTTCCCGATGCCGTTTGGCGACGGGGCCCGGGTGACGGTCGAGAACCAGGGCACCGAACCGGTCGACGCCTTCTACTACTACATCGACTACGAGGAGCATGAAACGACACCGGCCGACCAAGGCCGGTTCCACGCGTGGTACCACCAAGAGATGACCAGCCCGGAAAGCACGGCTGGCGACGTCGAGAACGAGTGGGAGATCTTCGACACCTTTGCCAAGAACCCCTCGGACAAGCACAACTACCTCTTCATGGAGGCGTCCGGGGCGGGGCACTTTGTCGGTGTCAACTACTACATCAACTGTCCGACACCGGTCTGGTACGGCGAGGGGGACGACATGTTCCTGGTCGACGGCGAGCCGTGGCCCGGCAGTGCCCACGGCACCGGCACCGAGGACTACTTCAACCAGTCGTGGTGCCCTGACGAGGTGTACCTCCACCCCTATTTCGGCACGGCCCGCGCCCCTGGCCGGGGTAACGACGACCCCCGATGCGGCTGGCTTGGGCGGACCCACGTCTACCGGTTCCACCTGGAAGACCCTGTCCGGTTCAAGAAGTCCTTGCGGGCGAGTATCGAGCACGGTCACGCCAACTGTCTGACCCTGGACTTGGCAAGCGTGGCGTATTGGTACCAGACCTTGCCTTCCGCACCGTTCCCGCCCCTACCGTCCGCCGAGGAACGCAAGCCGCGTCCGACCGTCGGGGCGGTGGACATGCACCGGTGGCGCGACTCTTGGCGGCGTGAGAAGGGCTCGGGCGAGCGCTACGGGAACGAGAAGTAAGGAGGGCAGGCCGGAGGGCCCCGGGCCCTCCGGCAGGTTCAGTCCGCGTATCGTCGCCTCCCCGCCGTAGAATCAAACCAGACATGGCATTCGCCTCGATCCCCGAAGCCCTGGAGATGGTCCGGGCGGGCAAGATGGTCGTCGTGGTCGACGACCCCGACCGCGAGAATGAAGGCGACCTCATCATGGCGGGCGAATTCTGCACGCCGGAGGCGATGAACTTCATGATCAGCCACGGGCGCGGCGTGCCCTTCGTCAGCACCACCCCTGAGCGCCTGGAGGCCCTCGGTGTGCCGATGATGACGAAGCAGAACACGGCCCGCCTCGGGACGGCTATGGCCGAGACCGCCGACGCACGGTTTGGCACGACGACCGGGGTCAGCGCCGGTGACCGGGCCAAGACGGTGGCGGTTTTCACCGATCCCAAAGCGACCTCCGAAGACTTGATGCGTCCCGGACACATGCTGGTCCTGCGCGCGGAGCGGGGCGGAGTGCTCCGCCGGGCCGGTCACACCGAGGCCTCCGTCGACCTTTGCCGGCTCGCCGGGTTACAACAGGTCGCGGTCGGAGTCGAGATCATCGGCGACGACGGAGAGATGTTACGCCTGGGCGGCGGGTTGGAGGCATACGCGGAAGCACACGGCCTCGCCATCATCACGATCGCCGACCTCATCGCGTTCCGTCGTCGCACCGAACGGTTAGTCCACCGGGTCGCCGGCCCGATCCACTTCCCCACCGTACACGGACAGTTCCAACTCTACGCCTACGAGACCGAGGTCGAACCTCACCCGTTCCTGGCGATCGTCAAGGGCATCCCGACTCCCGACGAACCCACATTGGTGCGTGTCCACAGCAGTTGCCTGACCGGTGACATCCTTGGCTCGCTCCGTTGCGATTGCGGCGACCAGTTGGCGATGGCCCTGGACATGATCGAGGCCGAAGGGCGGGGGGTGGTCCTCTACATCGCCCAAGAGGGTCGGGGCATCGGCATCGTCAACAAGCTCAAGGCGTACGAACTCCAGGACAAGGGGCTCGACACCGTCGAAGCCAATGTGGCCCTGGGATTCAAGCCCGA
Coding sequences within it:
- a CDS encoding ABC transporter permease; translation: MKRTPLWLSWLAGSPLLAFLLLPVLVLAARADLPGLGRQLATEATQAAMGVSLRTSAACMVVVLVFGTPLAMALSRGTGRLSSAARSLVALPVVLPPAAAGIALLLTFGRAGALGEWLSSHGVVVAFQPAAVVMAQVFVASSFYVLQAESAFATRDVSLEENAVIDGCSPVQVAWWVTLPLCGPQLLSGAMLAWARALGEFGATILFAGSMMGSTRTMPLAIFLGFETDLRQAEGLSVVLVVVAAVVLALSGFVSGQRRALV
- the modA gene encoding molybdate ABC transporter substrate-binding protein; amino-acid sequence: MSVVLFAASLSRAEPEAHAPTTLTVFAAASLHESFEAIGEQFERSNPGVKVVCSFAGSQQLAAQIRNGAPADVFASADSRNMAKLSDMVDPPTMFATNRLVVVTPPRSTTVTDLRSLVRAKHLVVAADAVPAGKYTRTMLDSASKVFGAGWLNDVLGHVVSQEQDVRSVLAKVQLGEADAGVVYATDARKGGSKVRTVAVPDTMSPVAEYPVSAVRTSGRLAVAREFVRFLLSGMSQSILRDHGFGAPLASRVQSRR
- a CDS encoding helix-turn-helix transcriptional regulator, producing MNAKDIGDMIRQRRKLLKITQSDVARLASCSKPSVIAAESGKPTLRLEILLSILHVLGLSIHLNDVGAGRK
- a CDS encoding HipA domain-containing protein, whose translation is MADADVYQGSQLVGHLERLSTGVRLSFVEGVSLRQGWLATTLPHETADFIDLPSFFMNLLPEGARLQLLLESSRSRDDSLELLMRVGWDTIGDVAVVPEGRSPEDQVARVKATDLGNVSFWQLFHTGVTEYPDSAVPGVQEKISASTVAFGVRAAGIPSAILKLNPPKYPRLVHNEEFFLRMAKACRLEVNRAEVVHDRDGEPGLLVTRFDRAKRGGEKLHQEDGCQLLNSPPAHKYHPPLRAIADRVADVCTSGVVEVERLLRLTAFSYLIGNCDLHAKNISVLWDDVVRLSPGYDLLSTLPYAFLDRHMALKLQGKDDNLRKGDFVDFGKIYGLSDKAILQMLDTLCDHAEPWISRVPEIGFDLETTEALQREIAKRISQLRK
- a CDS encoding SDR family oxidoreductase; this translates as MHRVVVVTGAAKGIGRAIAEAFAQGPWDVARLDIDAEGLREAEGPAWAVDVGDYAAMERVVGEVVRDLGMPAAIVNNAGVIHRSSVLDTDPETFHQVVDTNLGGVFSGSRIMARHWVDAGVGGHIVNISSGHAKIGGYNRSAYAASKAAIEAFTRNCAVELGQYGIYVNAVAPGFTFTEMSRNSLVGERLKMVERRLPIRRVAEAAEVAAAVVSLVEGRVPYMTGQVLQIDGGWSNSDVDYARLMPED
- a CDS encoding HDIG domain-containing protein; translated protein: MRTVPVPAVARTVAQALHGTAFEGRVHMVGGAVRDLLLGMPAPKDVDLVVEGDATALAQTLWERGVAEHPPTLYANFGTAQVKVEGVVVEAVTARKESYRGDSRKPTVEPASLLEDAQRRDFTVNALLLDPETGEVTDPLGQGLADLESRTLRTPLGPAETFSQDPLRMLRAVRFRWQVGLTPAPGLVEAVRESAPRLAIISVERIAAELGTMLGRTTASDALRDLMDWGLLDQFWPEFGATRGVDQGSYHHLDVWEHTLLVVRSAQIDDLVTNLGCLFHDVGKPATRSVEPGGKVRFFDHENVGAETAREMLQRLRFPGETVTRVCRLVKNHMRLGSAAVFTPSAARRVVRDLGEDVGRLLDLVDADVRSLRPGVDVHLNLGKVRQTVAMVQQATPADRLVSPLDGREIMAVAGVGPGPEVAHLKRRLTEEVLEGRIQTGDKAAARAFLRSIKSN
- a CDS encoding AI-2E family transporter yields the protein MGPRERQSGQRFLFWGFVVAVIVLGALIVAPFVPALTLATVLAVLLAPWRDRLLARGKSVTASSLVPVLLATALVFTPLVTAVGVAGAQAFGYVQSLSDDPAESETTPVLDRIAADMDHTLAPVFKQVGASNFSVQAWLAENRPQLIQTVRGPVVDGLGRFLNGILQVVVAVMTAFFGLRDGKNLVGPVCECVPLPPEQTREILNRTAQTIRSVFVGVVAVAFVQGALAGVAYLVAGVHGWLLWTLATCFFAMVPLLGPPIVYVPVAAFLAVQGRVGPAVGVLAWGFLVVSNIDNFLRPLIVGAQTKLHPMAIFFALVGGVLFMGPSGLMAGPVVLTLLIGLSEIVREVKSNQTQPVDSPA
- a CDS encoding DUF2961 domain-containing protein translates to MSHGPLAHISTIVNARSKRVSSYDRSGGNGDNIQVPVGETAVLADIKGAGTIKHIWITIASKDELHRRNLVLRMYWDGQSHPSVEAPIGEFFGQGWGLKYNFVSLPLAAAPAGGNALVSYFPMPFGDGARVTVENQGTEPVDAFYYYIDYEEHETTPADQGRFHAWYHQEMTSPESTAGDVENEWEIFDTFAKNPSDKHNYLFMEASGAGHFVGVNYYINCPTPVWYGEGDDMFLVDGEPWPGSAHGTGTEDYFNQSWCPDEVYLHPYFGTARAPGRGNDDPRCGWLGRTHVYRFHLEDPVRFKKSLRASIEHGHANCLTLDLASVAYWYQTLPSAPFPPLPSAEERKPRPTVGAVDMHRWRDSWRREKGSGERYGNEK
- the ribA gene encoding GTP cyclohydrolase II, translating into MAFASIPEALEMVRAGKMVVVVDDPDRENEGDLIMAGEFCTPEAMNFMISHGRGVPFVSTTPERLEALGVPMMTKQNTARLGTAMAETADARFGTTTGVSAGDRAKTVAVFTDPKATSEDLMRPGHMLVLRAERGGVLRRAGHTEASVDLCRLAGLQQVAVGVEIIGDDGEMLRLGGGLEAYAEAHGLAIITIADLIAFRRRTERLVHRVAGPIHFPTVHGQFQLYAYETEVEPHPFLAIVKGIPTPDEPTLVRVHSSCLTGDILGSLRCDCGDQLAMALDMIEAEGRGVVLYIAQEGRGIGIVNKLKAYELQDKGLDTVEANVALGFKPDLRDYGLGSQVLLDLGVRQMRLISNNPAKRAGLQGFGLEIVETVPIVAPPTPHRERYLRTKREKMGHDLP